A genomic stretch from Croceibacterium aestuarii includes:
- a CDS encoding bifunctional sulfur carrier protein/thiazole synthase protein, translating to MDIQTTNAESDTWSVAGHTFKSRLIVGTGKYKDFAQNAAALEASGAEIVTVAVRRVNISDPSQPVLMDYIDPRKVTYLPNTAGCFTADEAIRTLRLAREAGGWELVKLEVLGEARTLYPDMRETLKACEVLASEGFKPMVYCVDDPIAAQQLEQAGAVAVMPLGAPIGSGLGIQNRVTIRLIVEGAKVPVLVDAGVGTASDAAVAMELGCDGVLMNTAIAEAKDPIRMARAMKLAVEAGRDAYLSGRMGTRKYADPSSPLAGLI from the coding sequence ATGGACATCCAGACCACCAATGCCGAATCCGACACCTGGAGCGTTGCCGGGCACACCTTCAAGAGCCGCCTGATCGTCGGCACCGGCAAGTACAAGGATTTCGCCCAGAACGCTGCCGCGCTCGAGGCGAGCGGGGCGGAGATCGTCACCGTGGCGGTACGCCGCGTCAACATCTCCGACCCGAGCCAGCCGGTGCTGATGGACTATATCGATCCCAGGAAGGTCACCTACCTGCCCAACACCGCCGGATGCTTCACCGCGGACGAGGCGATCCGCACGCTGCGGCTGGCGCGCGAGGCGGGAGGCTGGGAGCTGGTCAAGCTGGAAGTGCTGGGGGAGGCGCGCACGCTCTATCCCGACATGCGCGAGACGCTCAAGGCCTGCGAGGTGCTGGCCAGCGAGGGATTCAAGCCGATGGTCTACTGCGTCGACGATCCGATCGCGGCCCAGCAACTCGAGCAGGCCGGCGCGGTGGCGGTCATGCCGCTCGGCGCCCCGATCGGCTCTGGCCTCGGCATCCAGAACCGGGTGACGATCCGCCTGATCGTCGAGGGCGCGAAGGTGCCGGTGCTGGTCGATGCCGGGGTGGGCACGGCGAGCGATGCCGCGGTAGCGATGGAGCTCGGCTGCGACGGGGTGCTGATGAACACCGCCATCGCCGAGGCCAAGGACCCGATCCGCATGGCCCGGGCGATGAAGCTGGCGGTCGAAGCCGGCCGCGACGCCTATCTTTCGGGCCGCATGGGCACGCGCAAATATGCCGATCCGAGTTCGCCGCTGGCCGGTCTGATCTGA
- a CDS encoding MerC domain-containing protein, which produces MGLSLHMIRHRLDRVGMTLSCLCAVHCVASLVVIAGLGVGGTFLLNPAIHRYGLVVATLVAAVAIGLGALKHRRPAPFVTAMTGLSFMGGALAVPHGVEEAVLTVIGVTLVAVGHVLNLRQLKVPAARG; this is translated from the coding sequence ATGGGCCTGTCTCTTCACATGATTCGCCACCGGCTCGACCGGGTTGGCATGACGCTCTCGTGCCTGTGCGCGGTGCATTGCGTTGCCAGCCTCGTGGTCATCGCCGGGCTCGGCGTCGGCGGCACCTTCCTGCTCAACCCGGCGATCCACCGCTACGGGCTGGTGGTTGCCACACTGGTCGCCGCGGTCGCCATCGGCCTCGGCGCGCTCAAGCATCGCCGTCCGGCGCCCTTCGTCACCGCGATGACCGGCCTCTCGTTCATGGGCGGCGCGCTCGCCGTGCCGCACGGAGTGGAAGAGGCGGTGTTGACGGTGATCGGCGTCACCCTCGTCGCCGTCGGGCACGTGCTCAATCTGCGCCAACTCAAGGTGCCGGCCGCGCGCGGCTAG